The genome window aaagagacatcccacaggaggaagggggttggggaagggagatcccacagatggattgctacccgtgctaTGTGtaggtgaggctagaaataggaagataatgcagctaaatacgtgactGAGGGGATGGTGCGTGAGGGAGGGGTTCATGTTtttggacaattgggctttcttccaggggaggtgggaccagtttgAATTGGAcagcttgcacctgaactggaggggactaacatccttgccggtaggttagcaagttctgctccgggggttttaaCCTAGATTGCAGGCGGAGGgggcagagtgttagagcagatagtgatgtggaggaggataagggtcatgcgaggactgcttgtataAACAGATATCAATGTTTTGTACgtgagaagaatgttctcaggttcatctatttcaatgcaaggagtattgtaggtaaggcagatgagtttaggttgtggattggcacatgatgatatcgacattattgctattagtaagacttggttgcaggaggggcaggactaatAACTAtagaaccatataacaattacagcacagaaacaggccatttaggcccttctagtccgtgctgaatgcttacacTCACGTAGTCCCACTCACCCGTACACagttcataaccctccattcctttcctgtccatatacctatccaattttactttaaatgacaataccgaacctgcctctaccacttctactggaagctcattccacacaactaccactctctgagtaaagaaattacccGTCATATTACCcttaaacgtttgccccctaactctcaactcatgtcctcttgtttgaatctcccctattctcagtggaaaaagcctatccacgtcaactctatctatctccctcataagtttaaatacctctatcttcccccctcaaccttctatgctccaaagaataaagacctaacttgttctatCTTTCTctttaacttaggtgctgaaacacatgtaacattctagtaaatattctctgtactctctctattttattgacatctttcctataattcggtgaccagaacagtactccaaattcggccttaccaatgccttgtacaattttaacattacatcccaactcctatactcaatgctctgatttataaaggccaacataccaaaagctttcttcaccaccctatccacatgagatcccaccttcagggaactatgcaccattattcctagatcactctattcaactgcattcttcaatgccctacaatttaccatgtatgtcctatttggattattcctactaaaatgtagtacctcacacttatcagcattaaactccatctgccatctttcagcccactccgCTAAAtgttctaaatctctctgcaaacttttaaaacctacttcattatccacaacaccacctaccttagtatcatctgcatacttactaatccaatttaccacccgatcatccagatcattaatgtatatgacaaatagcATTGGACCcactacagatccctgaggcacaccactagtcaccggcctccaacctgacaaacagttatccaccactactctctggcatctcccatccagacactgttgaatccattttactacttcagtattaatacctaacgatcgaatcttcctaattaaccttctgtgcggaaccttgtcaagggccttaatgaagtccatatagacaacatccactgctttccccTCGTCAACttccctcgtaacctcttcaaaaaattcaataaggtatgtcaaacatgaccttccacgcacaagtccatgatgactgttcctaatcagaccctgtctatccagataattatatataccatctctaagaataccttccattaatttacccaccactgacgtaaaactgacaggcctataattgctaggtttactcttagaacccttcttatacaatggaaccacatgagcaatatgccaatacTCCGGCACcaaccccgtttctaatgacatttgaaatatttctgtcagagcccctgctatttctacactaacctccctcgtggtactagggaatatcctgtcaggatccggagatttatccaatttatattccttaaaagcgccagcttcatgttccggggttccgttgtttcagacgtgacaggggtgaaggatgaaagggggaggagtggcattaccagtcagggagaatatcacagctgtgtgtaGATGGGACAGCCCGTAGGGCTcatctacagaggccatatgggtggagctgaggaacgggaaaggagtGACCACAcaaatagggttgtattatagtctgtccaatagtcagagagaatcagaggagcaaatctgtagagaggtagcagaccaatgtaagaaacagaaagttgtaatcgtaggggattttaaatttccacatattAACGGGGACACCCactctgagaaagggttagatggcgtagagtttgtcaaatatgttcaggaaaattttctaaatcaatatattgaggtaccaacgagagagggtgcagtacctgatctcctattagagaaccagacaggtcaggtgacagaagtatgtgtaggcgaacattttgggtccagtgaccataatgtcattagttccaagataattatggataaggataggactggtccaccagttaaggttctgaattggagaagggccaattttgtggacatgagaaaggatctgggaagagtggattgggataagttgttttctggcaaggatgtgttcagtaagtggaacgccttcaagggtgaaattttgagagtgcagagtttgcatgttcctgccaggattaaaggcaaagttaacaggcatatggaaccttggttttcaagggatattggcgatctggttaagtaggtgcTTAGAAGGTAAAGGCAGCAagggacaaatgaggtacttgaagagtatagaaaatgtaagggattacgaaagaaggaaatcaggaaggcaaaaagaagacatgaggttgctttggcagttaatgtgaaggtaaaccagaagggtttctacaagtaaattaagagtaaaaggatagtaaagtacaaaattggtcccctagaagatcagagtggtcgtctatgtgtggagcctcacgagaagGGGAAGATCTTTAACAGGTTTTTGCGtcagtgtttactcaggaaactggcatagcggatatggaattaaggcaaacaaacagtagtgtcatggaacatatagagattaaagaggaggagctgcttgctgccttacaatgaataaaggtagataaatccacCGGAACTGACATGATAtttgccggaagtaaattccttgtatgtgcataggtacttggcgattaaagtctgattctgattctgattctgatatttcctcggaccttgagagagactagtgtagaaattgcaggggccctggcagaaatatttaaaatgtcctcagccatgggtgcggtgccggaggattggagggtagctcatgttgttctgttgtttgaaaaaggctccaaaagtacaccaggtaattacaggccagagagcctgacatcagtagtaggtaaattatcggAAGGTgctctgagagatcggatatataaggatttggacagccaagggctgattaaagatagtcagcatggctttttacatggtagatcatgtttaatgaatcctgtagtgtttttcgaggaggttaccaaggatgcatatgaaggaaaggctgtggatgttgtctacatggaccttagtaaaacatttgacaagttcccacatgggaggctagttcagaaggttcagacactaggtatccatggagaggttttAGATTGGATTCAAagttggctgtgtgggagaagacagagagttgtagtggatgattgcttctcagactggaggcctgtgactagtggtgtgtctcagggatctgtgctgggaccattgttgtttgttgtctatatcaatgatctagatgataatgtgataaattggatcagcaggtttgctgatgacactaagatggaGGCGTTgttgacagcgaggaaggctttcaaagcttgcagagggatctggaccaattggaaaaatgggccagaaaatggcagatggaatttatatCATATAACttataaccatttaacaattacagcacagaaacaggccatctcggcactTCTAGTCTCTGAAcgtttacactcacctagtcccacctacctgcagtcagcccataatcctccattccattcctttcctgtccatatacctatccaattttactttaaatgacaaaatcgaaactgtctctaccacttctactggaagctcattccacacagctgccactctctgagtaaagaagttccccctcgtgttacccctaaacttttgccccttcacTCTCAAATCATTCCCTCTTGTTCTAACCTCCCTCTCAACTGAAAAagactatccacgtcaactctatctatccccctcataattttaaatacttctatcaagtcccccctcaactttctatgctccaaagaataaagacctaacttgttcagcctttctctgtaacttaggtgctgaaacccacgtaacattctagtaaatctcctctgtactctctctattttgttaacatctttcctataatttggtgaccagaactgtacacaatactccaaatttggcctcaccaatgccttgtacaatttcaacattacatccaaactcctatactcaatgctctgatttataaagaccagcataccaaaaactttcttcaccaccctatccacatgagattccaccttcagggaactatgcaccattattcctagatcactctgttctactgcattcctcaataccctaccatttacaatgtatgtgctatttggattattcctaccaaagtgtagcacctcacacttatcagcattaaactccatctgctatctttcaacccactcttctaactggcctaaatctttgaacaacaagctttgaaaactttcattatccacaacgccacctatcttagtatcatctgcatacttactaatccaatttaccattccatcatccagatcattaatatatatgacaaacaacattggacccagtacagatccctgaggcacaccactagtcaccaatttaatgcagacaagtgtgaggtgttgcattttggaaggacaaatcaaggtaggacatacacagtaaatggtagggcactgagagtGTAGAGGAACTAAGGGATCTTGGAGTTTAGGTACATAAtttcctgaaagtggtgtcacatgtggacaggattgtaaagaaggcttttggcatcctggcattcataaatcaaattattgagcATATGAGTTCggatgttatggtgagattgtatagaatattggtgaggccaagttttgaatattgtgtgcagttctgttcacaTAACtagaggaaggatatcagtaagattgaaagagtgcagagaagatttactaggatgttgccgagtcttcaggagttgagttacagggaaagattgaacaggttaggactttattccttggagcgcagaagaatgcGGGGAGATTTCAAAGAGGTTTACAAAactctgaggggtatagacagggtaaatgtgaATAGGCTCTTTCCACATAGATTAAGAGAGATAAATTACAGGAGGACTTggcttcagggtgaaaggggaaatgttTAGGGGGAAATTAttcactgagagagtggtgagagtgtggaacgagctgccatctaaTGTAGAAAATGCAgactcactcttaagctttaagaataaattggatagatgcatggatgggagaggtcaggagggttatggactgggtacaggtcaatgggacaagcgGAATAGAGTTTCGGCACAGagcagaagggccgaatggcttgttttctgtgcgcTGGTGTTTTATgattttctgattttctgaagggggatggggaggagagttcacacaggcggaagggggaaggggaagagagctcccacaggaggaacggtgATGGGAAGGGATACCactggaggaaaggggatggggaggggatcccacaggaagaaggggatggggaagggagatcccacaggaggaatggggatgtggaagagagatcccacagcaggatgagggattgggaagggagatcccacgggaggaagggggaaggagagagagattaaacagaATGAAGAGGGAAGGTgttgagagatcggccaggaagaagagggatgtggaagagagatcccacaggaggatgggggattgggaacagagttctcacaggaggaaggggatggggaagagaaattccacaggagtATGGGGCATGCCGAAGAGAGATCCGAAAGGATGTTGCGGGTATTCGAACAGAGGCCCTACAGGAGTAAGGgcatggggaaaagagatcccacaggaggaagggggatggggaagggagatcccacaggaggaagggggatggggaagagagatcccacaggaggaagggggatggggaagagagatcccacaggaggaagggagatggggaagagagatcccacaggaggaagggagatggggaagagagatcccacaggaggaagggagataagAAAGAcagatgccagaggaagtgagGAATGGGAACAGAGGTCCAAATGAAGGAAGGGGGatagtgaagagagatcccacaggaggaagggggatggggaaaagagatcccacaggaggaagcgggatggggaagagagatcccacaggaagaagcgggatggggaagagagatcccacaggaggaagggggatggggaagagagatcccacaggaggaagggagatggggaagagagatgccacagaaggaagggagataaGAAAGAcagatgccagaggaagtgaggaatgggaacagaggcccaaatgaaggaagggggatggtgaagagagatcccataggaggaagggggatggggaaaagacatcccacaggagaatgaggaaagagTAATAGAGAGCCCATAGGAGGAATGGGTTTTGGGACGAGATCCCTAAGAATGGAAGGATTGGGATGACAGGTCGTACAGGaggattccaagggtaaacaataatcctacaagacgagaggatgcagaaattttttgtacgtgtgtgttgggtctgaacagagccccagaggagatgcgccctcgctctttgcgtatctggaagtgagcaaagtcacacacggggaatggcagtgggaggacaatctcacaatggtatttctttccttctcactgggacagtctgctgatgGTCTCTTGTCCCAtaccgggaagggggtgtgaacctctgacccacctgctgcagtcagtgtcggtctgggtgtcagtaacagtgagaaggaacattgtcaatggacgtgtcacaggcagcgagaaacacggccattcctctgatttactaccattaaaccaatggctgttgttcactgatctgatgaagtcttcaacatcccttcacaaggaaccacagaaccctcctgtccttggggaattactgaccgatcccctgggcatttgtcacaattcttcacaatctgatttactacaaatttaccgaaattcctttacattgaaacaacgcaatgagacagtttcacagttcagagtgagagatgaaTCAAGTTACCTCAATTCCTgacacttgtgcagcccgggtcccagccgctggattccttcacactgaatgtggcagttccccaggttgaggtgttttattgtatcacagagtccgatggcaTGAGACAGGACTGCGCAGTCAATCGGAGTCAGTGTCTtttcactgaatgaaagtgtttccacagatcccagtgtggcctgagccagtccacgattctgagactcaaacaagtaatgcaatgtgttcaggaggctccttttaccagcttcactccatgtgtttccactctggcgtttaacctcctccttcacccagtcaatcacccggcaggttgtttgatgaggaaatggacccagaaactcctccaggccccgagctgtcattgggttggagagaccagcaacaaaacggagaaatacctcaaatcgcccatctgtcgtgttgtgggcttcagtgaggaatttcaggatatccccgggatgtggattcaggaattgtgcgactgcagctacaaactcttgaatggtgaggtgtgggaatgtgtacaccacgctccgggcagaatcctctctctccaaaagctccatcaggaacccggacaggaactgggatgactgcagattgtacttgatcaaatctccgtCTGTAAACACAATTTTCTTCTCAGACACTCCTCTGAaagccatctgaccaaccctgagtaacacatcacgggggttctcaatctcacggccgtggtttttcaggatgttataAATATAGTAGGAAtatagttgggtgatggtcttgggaactcgctgcgggtccctgactctttgtgtgaagaaggggcccagtgccagagcgaggatccagcagtaggagggattgtagctcatggtgtacaggatctcgttctccttcacgtgtttgaaaactgCTGCTGCCacagtctgatcttcaaaatgtctgatgaaatattccttccgttcatcaccagaaaatcccaggatttcagcccggaCACTGATcactgccttttccaataaatgtaacacagtggggcgggtggtcaccagcactgaacaccctgggagcagcttgccctggattaaactgtacacaatgtcggacacttcacaccaccactcgggatctgggcactggtgcttgggttctgtatctctccgactgtcagcaaaatcgattctgtgtttgaattcatccaaaccatcgaatataaacagcaatccctctgggttcttccagacctctgtcaggatattcccaaagtaaggatactgatccagaatcagttccctcaggtttatttGACAGTTAATACTGTTTAAAtcgcggaatttgaaactgaagacaaactggaactgttggtatattttccccgtggcccagtcataaacaatcttttgtaccattgttgttttcccgatccccgggactccggccacagCTGACGAACTCCCAGctttggatttactccgggaaaagctgctctggaacaactgatcagtACTGATTTTTTCCAGCTTTATgcggagatgtttctctctcaattcttcatggtctctgcctcttgccagcaactcatgttccaccagtctccgatctcgaacagtagaaatgacggtgagctcagcgtatcgatcagccagctggaaaaccttcaccttctccgtcatcaggatcgtgttcactctcagtgtttcagtttgtgcccgcagagtctccttgtgtttctgttgaacatcttccatgggaacagagaacatggtcaAAATGTTAAATGGCTCAACAGACCcaaaaaaattataaattcaaatatctgtgtttgagattacatgaattaaTTCAACACTTCCATGGAGATTAGGACAGAAAGTAACACTCTGTTCACAGACACCGGAACTGACAGTGATGGATGTCCCAGAAAATGTCCAGTCCTCATGTTCTGGTAAGAATGATTTGTGAAGGTGAACATTCCCATGATATCctattgcaatcctgactgcactcccgttacaacaacatgtcactatatttaaagcattgtttgcatcattaaTAGATGATGTTAATGCTGATCTGGTGTGGAActatggagagcaggacactgtgcattttggccaatctgcacactggggagtcactggtgtccactgctcttgcatcaaaacaggagcagaatatgcacgaaatactcaagtcgggcagcatctggggCAGAATCACAGTGAAATTGCAGATCGATAACCCATCGGAATGTCAAGAAAGAAAATGGGTAGTTTTCAATCGCAGCGGTGGAGGATAGGTGGAAAGATGAAATCTCTGTTAATGGAAGAAGCCACAAGAGGCTGTCTCAGTGATGTACATCGTgtctgtgggagagggtggtgaagtcttGGCAACTGCTACTCATCAGTCTTGCTGTGGGGGTGTGGGGCTCTGTCTTATGAGGCCTCCGTCTGTCAGACTCGACCGTGGATGTCCTGCCCCTGCAAGCCGGGGCATtacgatatggagaggaagcttttgctgatgtagcaagctccctctctccatgcatctgatgaacacaaaggaacggcagagactgacacagccTGGCACCAGACGTGTCGCAGGATATGCCAATCTGCGTTGAACACCATTTAAGACAGCCTTAGGGGCTCCAGTTCAAGAGCTTTCccactgggtttactcccaaactcttccccatgaggggtacagttgcaaggcagcggagttttgagatcagaTTTTCTTGCTCctgggtgagctgccaatcacggccgatgagccccatctgcccaaagcgactggttgtaAGGCTCCAGTAACCCACCCCTGCTCCTTCTCCTGTCGGAAGAAACACTTCCACCGGGCATAGTGGTtaaaccacacatgaaggccaggagcttgactttgttgtcagaggctatttgagtcgcACGCCACTCGAAGCATTTAATAGGACATGGCACCTCATCCCTAGTACCACCCCAATCTTAAGCAACCAAGGGGCTATGTACTATTGACAacagtaaattggtaaattgttttattattgtcacatgcacaacgGTAAAATGGAAAACTTTTCTGGATGCAATCcaaacagatcatttcatcacatcggtgcaatgaggtcgtacaaggaaaaatggaacagaatagttcagggaaacagtgtttcagttgccgagaaaatgcagtgcaggcagacagtaatGTAGAAggtcaaaggatcattgggaggtcAGGGTTTTGTTTTGGAACTACGCTCACAAACTGTAGAATTCAAAACCTAAaactacagcactgtgcagaagtctgaagTGTTTAGTAAGACTGAcaacattttgtcttttatttactagtttgcactttatcccgttgTGATGTGGTTTGAAGGCATCGTCTGGatgaaaggtgctttataaataagttattattattattattttcttagcctaaactggtaaaacctgagatacGGGAATGGCCAAGCACATTCATGTCTGAATTGATAAGAAATTTCAGACTATTCTCGTGGTGTATAGTATTGTGGGTTTTCGAAGTTTTACACAAGTATTGCCGTGTGGGCCTAATTGGTTAACACTATTGTGTAAAGCCCTTGGGATGATACCGGTTATCGATATTATGATTGGGATAATGAATACCCTGATGGTGTTCCATAGACCTTTCATTTTTaccttttaattcagcatctttCTGGTGGTTTTACTAATTCATTtctgtatgtgtgtttggaatggctatatatatttaaaaagttgtttttgcttgtttatcctgtaaaattATATCGGAACAGTTACCATGGATTATCTGAAATAATGATCGGTCACAGCATGATACGAATGACTTTAATTCTTAACCAGGTGGCGTGTGGCCAACTGTTTAAAGCGTAGGTCTAGTGATCTGATGGTCAccagttcgagcctcagctgaggcactgcagtgtccttgagcaaggcacttaaccacaaattgctctgcgacgacaccggtgccaagcccttggacattggtggtgtggagaggggagacttgcagcatgggcaactgctggtacTTCCataccttccaaggcgcaaatcaaCGAGACAAACAGAGGCCTCAAAAACTCTAAAAGTGGAGCAGGCTTGTAGTTATAGTAATCATTGTGTTTTTCATCAGTTGTAGTTTAAGCAAGATTTTTGTGAATGTTGTCCACCACTTGATTGTGCTTGTGCAGGTCATGAGATTCAGTTAAACTACTGCAGGATTCTCAATGTAAATTCAGATCTTCttcagccttgaagtaaattttgttggAAGATTTTCCTTTATCACGGGATGATCaattttatttgcttatttttatcctaaatatatgtttcatattctgttgcattgtatcctgatgctctgtttgatattctaccgtctctattgcacctttctttatgtttaaccatgttctgtacttttctagtctgaagttcatgcttatatctttggaaattagttccattATTTGGATTATttgttttagctttactgatgcaagAGCAAATAATTTCAATTCGTCAATGTATagctgtgtcaaggtataattcgtatttttttctgatttgatacctgaTTTTTGTCCGTTTCAGTAAAGTATGAGCGGGTTTAAAGCTAGACGTAACCATGGTGGGTTCAGTGAGTCTCTCTGTAAAATCCCTCAATTTATTTTGATAATAGTGGTTGTTCCTCTGTGGTTGTTAATAGGACGATGATTTTACGCCagtgcttcatcagatgttgccgAAATTTCACGTATTGTATGAATGTTATACATATTTGGAACTTGTCTTAAACGCGCGAGGGAGAGAATCAAATGTTTTGATAGACGATATATCATTGAAAGATTTCTGTTCTCCAGAGGTTTTGAAATAGAATTACATAATCTGTTACCTGTTGTTCACACCCGAACAGTAATCTTTCTGCTCTCCTGGGAGTATATCGTAGTTATCTAAGTGAGTTGT of Hemitrygon akajei unplaced genomic scaffold, sHemAka1.3 Scf000061, whole genome shotgun sequence contains these proteins:
- the LOC140721761 gene encoding NACHT, LRR and PYD domains-containing protein 3-like, coding for MDTEPEFTISDLLAEGEEYRLYQLTKFYRDRLKQAIEEKVERLGWMLTKEGHFSREENEKVTELTEKGNRAESSRLFLSLVNGKGSRARRAMWESFVTWRTELPKLDRILREIQELGPDPQEYMNIAQGLSELPTQLIDVQQKHKETLRAQTETLRVNTILMTEKVKVFQLADRYAELTVISTVRDRRLVEHELLARGRDHEELREKHLRIKLEKISTDQLFQSSFSRSKSKAGSSSAVAGVPGIGKTTMVQKIVYDWATGKIYQQFQFVFSFKFRDLNSINCQINLRELILDQYPYFGNILTEVWKNPEGLLFIFDGLDEFKHRIDFADSRRDTEPKHQCPDPEWWCEVSDIVYSLIQGKLLPGCSVLVTTRPTVLHLLEKAVISVRAEILGFSGDERKEYFIRHFEDQTVAAAVFKHVKENEILYTMSYNPSYCWILALALGPFFTQRVRDPQRVPKTITQLYSYYIYNILKNHGREIENPRDVLLRVGQMAFRGVSEKKIVFTDGDLIKYNLQSSQFLSGFLMELLEREDSARSVVYTFPHLTIQEFVAAVAQFLNPHPGDILKFLTEAHNTTDGRFEVFLRFVAGLSNPMTARGLEEFLGPFPHQTTCRVIDWVKEEVKRQSGNTWSEAGKRSLLNTLHYLFESQNRGLAQATLGSVETLSFSEKTLTPIDCAVLSHAIGLCDTIKHLNLGNCHIQCEGIQRLGPGLHKCQELSTNSSLTELDLSGNKLGDSGVKLVSVALRNTECKMQKLWLSDVGLTDSGAEDLVSALSTNPSLTELNLSGNKLGDSGVKLLSAALRNPECKIQKLRLRKVGLTDSGAEDLVSALSTNPSLTELNLSHNELGDSGVKLVSAALRNPECKIQKLRLVNVGLTDSGAEDLVSTLSTHPSLTGLDLGSNSLTDRSVPALRRLILTLPSLEWIGLMGNRFSETGRKELEPLQEVRPRLKVICEHLNV